One genomic segment of Culturomica massiliensis includes these proteins:
- a CDS encoding riboflavin synthase, whose translation MFTGIIEEIGKIKSITRSSRSVALEIQAKKVLEDTKVGDSIATNGVCLTVTSLTGGGFRADVMPETMRRSNLGTLKPGDRVNLERALCLSSRLGGHIVAGHVDGTGRITDIQRDDIAVWITISADAQLLRYMIEKGSITVDGVSLTIAYVDEAVFRVSVIPHTQEETTLTGKHTGDIVNLENDMIARYVEKLMGKENKGLSLEFLQANGF comes from the coding sequence ATGTTTACAGGAATAATAGAGGAAATCGGTAAGATAAAAAGTATTACCCGTAGCAGCCGTAGTGTTGCCCTGGAAATACAGGCAAAAAAAGTACTGGAAGATACAAAGGTGGGCGACAGTATTGCAACCAATGGAGTATGCCTGACGGTGACTTCGCTGACCGGCGGGGGATTTCGGGCGGATGTAATGCCGGAGACCATGCGACGGAGTAATCTGGGGACTTTAAAGCCGGGGGACCGGGTAAATCTGGAACGGGCACTTTGTTTGAGCAGCCGTTTGGGAGGACATATTGTAGCCGGACATGTGGATGGAACTGGACGGATTACAGATATACAACGGGACGATATTGCCGTTTGGATTACGATATCGGCCGATGCGCAATTGTTGAGATATATGATCGAGAAAGGTTCGATAACGGTAGATGGGGTTAGTCTGACGATCGCTTACGTCGATGAAGCGGTATTTCGGGTATCGGTTATTCCCCATACCCAGGAGGAAACGACATTAACGGGAAAACACACCGGAGATATTGTCAATTTGGAGAACGATATGATTGCCCGTTATGTGGAGAAACTGATGGGCAAGGAAAACAAGGGGTTATCCCTGGAGTTTTTGCAGGCGAATGGATTTTAA
- the ribD gene encoding bifunctional diaminohydroxyphosphoribosylaminopyrimidine deaminase/5-amino-6-(5-phosphoribosylamino)uracil reductase RibD — protein MENKQFTEADRQFMLRAMELAERGKGFVNPNPLVGALIVRGDRIIGEGWHEYYGGLHAERNAFKNCIEDPRGATLYVTLEPCCHHGKTPPCVDAVIEQGIARVVVGLEDPNPLVAGKGLEKLVNAGIEVVTGVEEEALREQNRVFLKYIATGLPWVALKTAMTLDGKIAAFTGDARWVTGDDARLRVHRMRSEYMGIMVGSGTVKTDDPLLNCRLEGEHRQPVRIVVDSKASVAFDSQVVRTARVFPLLVAHTVQADEEQLEMIQEAGGGTLLCEEKDGRVDITDLLKKLGARGIDSVLLEGGGELNYTFVKAGVIDEVYAFIAPKIVGGKTAKTPVEGEGFKRMGEALELSPFAVEAIGRDILLMARPIVKH, from the coding sequence ATGGAAAACAAGCAATTTACAGAGGCTGACAGGCAATTTATGCTGCGGGCGATGGAGTTGGCTGAAAGAGGAAAAGGTTTTGTCAATCCCAACCCTCTGGTCGGGGCTTTGATTGTTCGTGGAGACCGGATTATCGGTGAAGGTTGGCATGAATATTACGGGGGCTTGCACGCGGAGAGGAATGCGTTTAAAAATTGTATCGAAGATCCGAGAGGAGCTACTCTGTATGTGACATTGGAGCCTTGTTGTCATCACGGGAAAACGCCTCCCTGTGTGGATGCTGTGATTGAACAGGGGATCGCCCGGGTTGTGGTCGGTTTGGAAGATCCGAATCCTTTGGTGGCAGGTAAAGGATTGGAAAAACTGGTGAATGCCGGAATAGAAGTTGTTACCGGGGTTGAGGAGGAGGCTTTACGTGAGCAAAACCGGGTGTTTTTGAAGTATATTGCGACCGGACTGCCTTGGGTTGCCCTGAAAACGGCTATGACTTTGGATGGTAAGATTGCTGCCTTTACCGGCGATGCCAGGTGGGTGACCGGCGACGACGCGCGGCTCCGGGTACATCGGATGCGTTCTGAGTATATGGGGATTATGGTCGGATCGGGTACAGTGAAAACTGATGATCCGCTTTTGAATTGCCGTTTGGAAGGCGAACACAGACAACCGGTACGTATTGTTGTGGATAGTAAGGCTTCGGTTGCTTTCGATTCGCAGGTCGTCCGGACGGCCCGGGTCTTTCCGCTACTGGTGGCTCATACTGTTCAGGCAGATGAGGAACAATTGGAAATGATACAGGAGGCCGGAGGCGGAACTTTATTGTGTGAAGAAAAAGACGGTCGTGTAGATATTACAGATTTATTGAAAAAACTAGGCGCAAGGGGGATTGATTCTGTTTTGCTGGAAGGTGGAGGCGAGTTGAATTACACCTTTGTAAAAGCAGGAGTGATAGATGAGGTATATGCTTTTATCGCTCCGAAAATTGTGGGAGGAAAAACGGCTAAAACTCCGGTAGAAGGAGAGGGATTTAAGCGGATGGGAGAAGCGTTGGAATTGAGTCCTTTTGCTGTGGAAGCGATAGGCAGGGATATTTTATTGATGGCCCGGCCGATTGTAAAACATTAG
- a CDS encoding Calx-beta domain-containing protein encodes MKKMYLFMLLAIGLLVACDDDEDNVITLSLENPTYILKADTPLEIVLNASENMGGLTAVPFRLSGSAVEDEDYTISDKEFVFLPATRSARIRITPKENYAKDRDIILSLNPVNGFELQGHTTATVAVEARKSVICNFTRATTDLYTSRVIKLKVTDDEGNPWSAAGDLHIPFKTEGTAEAGTHYTIENNVSEFVIPAGKDEATITINYQNAVENYDLIQLSVIENSGVHTSTTGTITVRIVQPNILSDMIGTWTYANQFISLDLFAWWVSYPEDLVHLPDNESSAGTLRFISEESDSLAINLTGDLAEYFRSTSVSFLKEVPEMLMEQDWLDATITYATLGKANVNFSAAHTSERPVMIGFRFPDDSKNILEVRIIDYEPTDFLTASYQDMLNSLSGDDLLYPMKDFYPLVFNFRRE; translated from the coding sequence ATGAAAAAAATGTATCTGTTCATGCTACTGGCAATCGGCCTTTTGGTTGCCTGTGACGACGATGAAGACAACGTCATCACGTTATCCCTGGAAAATCCGACGTATATACTGAAAGCAGACACTCCGTTGGAAATCGTGCTAAACGCTTCTGAAAATATGGGAGGTCTGACAGCCGTACCTTTCCGGCTTTCCGGTTCTGCCGTAGAAGATGAGGACTATACCATCTCAGACAAAGAATTCGTTTTCTTACCCGCCACCCGGAGCGCACGCATTCGGATTACGCCAAAAGAAAACTATGCAAAAGACCGGGATATTATCCTTTCCCTGAATCCGGTAAACGGCTTTGAATTACAAGGGCACACTACTGCCACTGTCGCCGTAGAAGCACGGAAATCGGTAATCTGCAACTTTACCAGAGCGACAACCGATCTGTATACTTCGCGTGTCATCAAACTTAAAGTTACGGATGATGAAGGGAATCCCTGGTCTGCTGCCGGAGATCTGCACATTCCGTTTAAAACTGAAGGAACGGCAGAAGCCGGTACGCATTACACAATCGAAAATAATGTCAGCGAATTTGTCATACCGGCAGGCAAAGATGAAGCCACAATTACGATTAACTACCAAAATGCAGTGGAAAATTACGATCTGATACAATTGAGTGTCATCGAAAACAGCGGTGTCCACACCAGTACCACCGGTACGATAACGGTGCGGATCGTACAGCCCAACATCTTATCGGATATGATAGGCACCTGGACCTATGCCAACCAATTTATAAGTCTGGACCTTTTTGCCTGGTGGGTAAGCTATCCTGAAGACCTGGTTCATTTACCCGATAACGAATCCTCTGCCGGTACGTTACGTTTTATCTCGGAAGAGAGTGACTCCTTAGCCATCAATCTGACCGGAGACCTGGCTGAATATTTCAGGAGTACAAGTGTCAGTTTCTTGAAAGAAGTTCCTGAAATGTTGATGGAACAAGATTGGCTGGATGCTACGATAACTTATGCCACGCTGGGAAAAGCCAATGTAAATTTCTCCGCCGCTCACACCAGTGAACGTCCGGTTATGATCGGCTTCCGTTTCCCGGATGATTCAAAAAATATATTGGAAGTCAGAATCATCGACTACGAGCCGACAGATTTCTTAACAGCTTCTTACCAGGATATGTTGAACAGTCTGAGCGGAGATGATCTGCTCTATCCGATGAAAGATTTTTATCCCCTCGTTTTCAATTTTAGGCGTGAATAG
- a CDS encoding TldD/PmbA family protein, with product MRNFITGILFFILCTPGVSGQDRLLDLLKREISHQMQELQQQELPPYYMNYRMVDEYATRITTAFGVLMDDTYKHERTLVPQIRIGSKEFDNFKKRAMGCKITFWEGPSYAVLPLDENNNENAIRQAIWQEVNSRYKFAVEMYQQAKASMKINVEEDDKSPCFSEAPIETYYEEPLPDAQLHINREAWIKRLKEISAVFQNQPKLLEGEAYLQYIVKRIYFIDTDGTAVVQNQTRARILVSGMTKADDGMKLPLSLSYFAYRPEDLPSNEQIIAETQQLVKKLLELREAPIVEPYTGPAILSGASGGVFFHEIFGHRIEGQRMKEEDDAQTFKTMVGKPVLPADMQVYADPTLKEYAGEKLNGHYKYDDQGVKAQRVDVVVDGKLNEFLMTRTPLDGHPRSNGHARAALGYDPTSRQSNLIVETKDPKSEAELRRMLIAEAKAQGKEYGYFFKEVTGGFTMTGRMMANSFNVIPVEVYEIYVDGRPDRLVRGVDLIGTPLSMFSNIIHAGGESQVFTGTCGADSGGVPVTATSPTILVKKVEMQKQDKSADLPPILEKPLK from the coding sequence ATGCGCAACTTTATTACAGGAATACTATTCTTTATCCTGTGTACCCCCGGAGTATCCGGACAGGATAGGCTACTTGATCTGCTCAAACGGGAAATATCCCACCAGATGCAGGAATTACAGCAGCAAGAACTTCCCCCCTATTACATGAATTACCGGATGGTTGACGAATATGCTACCCGGATTACAACGGCTTTCGGTGTATTAATGGACGACACTTACAAGCACGAGCGTACGCTGGTTCCCCAGATTCGTATCGGAAGTAAAGAATTCGACAACTTCAAAAAAAGAGCAATGGGATGTAAGATCACCTTTTGGGAAGGTCCCTCCTATGCCGTTTTACCATTGGACGAAAACAACAATGAAAATGCAATTCGTCAGGCGATCTGGCAAGAAGTCAACAGCCGTTACAAATTTGCTGTAGAAATGTACCAGCAAGCCAAAGCCAGTATGAAGATCAACGTTGAAGAAGACGATAAATCTCCCTGTTTCAGTGAGGCTCCGATAGAAACTTATTACGAAGAACCGCTTCCGGACGCCCAATTACACATCAACCGGGAAGCCTGGATTAAACGACTGAAAGAAATCTCGGCCGTTTTCCAGAATCAACCCAAGCTCTTGGAAGGAGAAGCTTATCTGCAATACATCGTCAAACGCATCTATTTCATCGATACGGACGGTACGGCTGTCGTCCAAAATCAAACCCGGGCCAGAATACTGGTAAGCGGCATGACCAAAGCCGACGACGGTATGAAACTCCCCTTATCGCTCTCATATTTTGCCTATCGTCCGGAAGATCTTCCTTCCAATGAACAGATCATAGCCGAGACACAACAATTGGTCAAAAAATTATTGGAACTGAGAGAAGCTCCCATTGTAGAACCTTACACGGGCCCGGCGATTCTCTCCGGAGCATCGGGGGGTGTATTTTTCCACGAAATATTCGGTCACCGCATCGAAGGCCAGCGCATGAAGGAAGAAGACGATGCCCAAACATTCAAAACCATGGTCGGTAAACCGGTATTGCCTGCCGACATGCAGGTATATGCAGACCCGACATTGAAAGAATATGCCGGAGAAAAATTGAACGGACATTACAAATATGACGACCAGGGAGTAAAAGCCCAACGTGTAGATGTTGTTGTCGACGGAAAACTGAATGAGTTTTTAATGACCCGTACCCCTTTGGACGGACATCCCCGTTCCAACGGACATGCCCGGGCCGCACTCGGTTATGACCCGACTTCCAGACAATCGAATCTGATTGTAGAAACCAAAGATCCGAAAAGCGAGGCAGAACTGCGCCGTATGCTTATTGCCGAAGCCAAAGCACAAGGAAAAGAATACGGGTATTTTTTCAAAGAGGTGACCGGAGGATTTACGATGACCGGCAGGATGATGGCCAATTCATTTAATGTTATCCCGGTGGAAGTATACGAAATATATGTCGACGGGCGCCCGGATCGCCTGGTCAGAGGAGTAGACCTGATCGGAACACCGCTGTCGATGTTCTCCAACATTATACATGCAGGCGGAGAATCCCAGGTATTTACCGGGACCTGTGGAGCCGACTCGGGTGGAGTTCCGGTTACGGCAACCTCCCCCACCATCCTGGTCAAAAAAGTAGAAATGCAAAAGCAGGATAAATCCGCAGACTTACCTCCTATCCTGGAGAAACCGCTCAAATAA
- a CDS encoding metallopeptidase TldD-related protein produces MKNTRYILFLVLLLFIIPSHAQHRNDQIIFKAMQDELKRNLDQLSLPDVEKPFFISYSIGAIRQYEMQGVLGAITKINNQPEQMIGSVNVLLGDYTRTSDSKYQGRYKRTIMPAEADYDLIRQCLWLGTDVAFKDASKELAAKLTARQKEISTPEEARLTDLVKIQPVEKIIVPEKPFVVDEEQWKANLRTLSSIFGKYPELYNSSVTIKGMDMEVYLSTTEGTRVKQPVRYICLQAEASTRTDDGIQIKDSYSAIANIPEQLPDMNELKIKITEFAESLTKLRNAEPVTQFYCGPVLFEDGAAAAILQKNLLTQNGLFAYRKPEDRFTAVQNKVKPINSRINMKIIDNRITVKSYSDLDQYNGKPLYGAYSIDAEGVVPPKELTLVEHGIFKKMLNGRVPGLNCEETTGSSKYYAYPREILYTTAPGTLHISADKGAKPEMLKKQLIKIAKEDGLSYAYIVRSIDPTASVIYRVDVKDGKETLMRSADISSVELKNLRRLAGISAKEKVTEFMLDDYVLTSMIYPSALLVEDVEINKTTVTKESAPVLQFPLSEKVDK; encoded by the coding sequence ATGAAAAATACACGATATATATTATTTCTGGTACTGCTGCTTTTCATCATTCCTTCACATGCCCAGCACAGGAACGATCAGATTATCTTTAAAGCGATGCAGGATGAACTGAAGCGAAATCTGGATCAGCTTTCGCTGCCGGACGTAGAAAAACCGTTCTTTATCTCCTATTCCATCGGAGCGATCCGTCAATATGAAATGCAAGGAGTGCTCGGGGCTATCACAAAAATCAACAACCAACCCGAGCAAATGATCGGATCTGTAAACGTATTATTGGGTGACTATACACGCACCAGCGACAGCAAATACCAAGGCAGATACAAAAGAACGATCATGCCGGCCGAAGCCGACTACGATCTGATCCGCCAATGCTTATGGCTGGGAACCGACGTCGCATTCAAAGACGCTTCCAAAGAACTGGCAGCCAAACTGACAGCACGCCAAAAAGAAATCAGCACGCCGGAAGAAGCCCGTTTAACCGATCTGGTAAAAATACAGCCGGTAGAGAAAATCATCGTTCCTGAAAAACCTTTTGTGGTAGATGAAGAACAATGGAAAGCCAATTTACGTACCCTGTCGTCCATCTTCGGTAAATATCCGGAATTGTACAATTCGTCCGTAACAATCAAAGGAATGGATATGGAGGTTTATCTTTCCACAACTGAAGGTACCCGGGTGAAACAACCGGTCCGTTACATCTGCCTACAAGCAGAAGCTTCTACCCGTACGGACGATGGCATTCAGATCAAGGACAGCTATTCGGCTATCGCCAATATTCCTGAGCAATTGCCGGATATGAACGAATTAAAAATCAAAATTACCGAATTTGCTGAAAGCCTGACGAAACTCCGGAATGCAGAGCCGGTAACTCAATTCTATTGCGGTCCGGTACTATTCGAGGACGGAGCTGCTGCTGCTATCCTTCAAAAAAATCTATTGACCCAAAACGGACTTTTTGCTTACCGGAAACCGGAAGACCGGTTCACAGCGGTCCAGAACAAGGTAAAACCCATCAATTCCCGGATCAATATGAAAATTATCGACAACAGAATTACGGTAAAGAGTTATAGTGATCTGGATCAATACAATGGAAAACCTCTTTACGGAGCGTACAGTATCGATGCCGAAGGAGTTGTTCCTCCGAAAGAACTGACCTTAGTGGAACATGGTATCTTCAAAAAAATGCTCAACGGACGCGTACCGGGACTGAATTGTGAAGAGACAACCGGAAGTTCTAAATATTATGCCTATCCGAGGGAAATACTATATACAACAGCTCCCGGCACCCTTCATATCTCGGCTGACAAAGGAGCGAAACCCGAAATGCTGAAAAAACAATTGATAAAAATAGCCAAAGAAGACGGTTTATCGTATGCATATATTGTACGGAGCATTGATCCGACAGCATCCGTCATCTACAGAGTCGATGTCAAAGACGGAAAAGAAACGCTGATGCGTTCCGCTGATATTTCTTCAGTCGAACTGAAAAATCTGAGACGTTTGGCTGGCATTTCGGCAAAGGAAAAAGTCACCGAATTCATGCTGGACGACTATGTACTGACTTCGATGATTTACCCGTCGGCTCTATTGGTGGAGGATGTTGAAATCAACAAAACGACGGTCACCAAAGAAAGTGCTCCGGTTCTGCAATTCCCCTTGAGCGAAAAGGTGGATAAATGA
- a CDS encoding RNA polymerase sigma factor, with product MDEDRNLKAIREGDEKAFKELVNKYKAKIVNTCYAFVHNREDAEDLAQEVFISFYQSIGKFRGECSVSTWLHRIAVNLCIDYRKSLRGRIKKINVEEWNLKTEPSSEDPLAWEHLAEDETKTLLHQAVDSLPKRQRTALILSKYENLSYQQIADVMGISVSSVESLLFRAKNNLEKIFKRLK from the coding sequence ATGGACGAAGACAGAAACCTTAAAGCAATTAGGGAAGGTGACGAAAAGGCTTTCAAAGAACTTGTAAACAAGTACAAGGCCAAAATTGTCAATACCTGTTATGCATTCGTCCACAATCGGGAGGATGCCGAAGATCTTGCGCAAGAAGTGTTTATATCATTTTACCAATCCATCGGAAAATTTCGGGGAGAATGCAGTGTGTCAACATGGCTTCATCGGATAGCTGTCAATCTATGTATCGATTATCGCAAATCATTGCGGGGACGCATAAAAAAAATAAATGTAGAAGAATGGAATCTTAAAACAGAACCCTCTTCAGAAGATCCGTTGGCTTGGGAACACCTGGCTGAAGACGAAACGAAAACATTGCTCCACCAGGCTGTCGACAGCCTGCCAAAGAGACAACGCACAGCTTTAATTTTAAGTAAATATGAAAATTTATCCTATCAACAAATCGCCGATGTAATGGGCATTTCGGTTTCATCCGTAGAATCGCTCCTTTTCAGAGCAAAAAATAATCTGGAAAAAATTTTCAAAAGACTAAAATAA
- a CDS encoding TonB-dependent receptor, with product MNLRNIFLFILVILLPGPLSLQAQSSKFTLSGTVIDAKTGETIPYVTILVKELSLWTTSDVDGNFILKDIAGGEYTLEAKCLGFEEYSVRIIIRQNISKYQLKLQAQSLALDEVTVTATDARKMNSTSNISKTALEHLQAANIQDAMQLLPGSLTKNPQLTSVAKVTIRDISGTNSAISLGTSIIVDGAKISNDANMQMVSGGNPASSSTSGTGVDARQIPVDNIESIEVIRGVASAEYGDLNSGAVIVKTKAGKAPWEARFKTDPHLKQASLSKGFALGPNKGFLNFDADYAKALSDIRTPSRSYGRGTLQIGYSNIFNTKGRPVSFNAKLNGSITMDKVKKDPDQSLDELTKSEDNKIGLNFFGNWMVKKPWLTSLEYSASGSYGRQYNRNKEWHSAVKLPNTNAKEPGEHLGVLLPYEYFSDLRIEGIPIYAQAKLTANVTGKYGKIYNNFMLGAEWTTKGNRGDGKTFDSHYPPAQNLRPRPFKDIPFIHEYTGFAEDKVILPFSEEISFQFSAGVRLTNIATKAADYDITVDPRFNAKLTLIDRNYNREGIQYLSVRGGWGILTKMPTLAHLYPDPVYSDHISFNYNDDANNYNLTVITTDVQKTENPNLKLPSSRNMEIGLDLKAFGITGNFTYFKEKLTHAFTWESTARPSNYRQYNYDPMMGRPEYTNGEVTVGGTPVGYQTINTFLGYRLPGNGMTINKWGIEYNLDFGKINPLQTSVIIDGAYFNQKEHNDVLQTGYVSDMVDGKPYPYMGIYAGGNGSSNGTKMQRLNTNIRLITHIPQLRLIVTLSGQCVWMDKNQVFNKYRGINMVYMQDDDGNYVFGDPGKDMKYLKCVNPVAYMDTYGMVHLFTDKEANDPLFQKMILKNRASTFAENDPSPYFMLNMRLTKEIGNYASLSFYANNFTNARPKRYLKANGMDVRMNSGIFFGAEISLKF from the coding sequence ATGAATTTAAGGAACATTTTCTTATTCATCTTGGTGATCTTGTTACCGGGACCGTTATCCTTACAGGCCCAATCCAGCAAGTTCACGCTTTCGGGGACGGTCATCGATGCCAAAACCGGAGAAACCATACCTTATGTGACGATTTTGGTCAAAGAATTATCCCTTTGGACAACCTCCGATGTCGACGGGAATTTTATCCTCAAAGACATCGCCGGAGGAGAATATACGCTGGAAGCCAAATGTCTGGGCTTCGAGGAGTATTCCGTCAGAATCATCATACGCCAGAACATATCCAAATACCAGCTAAAGCTCCAGGCACAGTCACTGGCATTGGATGAAGTGACCGTAACGGCCACCGATGCCAGAAAAATGAACAGTACGTCCAACATCAGCAAGACAGCCCTGGAACACTTACAAGCAGCCAATATTCAGGATGCTATGCAATTATTGCCCGGTTCCCTGACAAAAAACCCCCAACTGACAAGTGTCGCCAAAGTTACGATCCGGGACATCTCGGGTACGAACAGTGCCATCTCGCTGGGTACCTCCATTATTGTCGACGGAGCAAAAATTTCCAACGACGCCAACATGCAGATGGTATCGGGCGGTAATCCGGCCTCTTCCTCCACCAGCGGCACAGGAGTCGATGCCCGGCAAATTCCGGTAGACAACATCGAATCCATAGAAGTCATCAGAGGAGTCGCCTCTGCAGAATACGGTGACCTGAACTCCGGTGCCGTCATTGTCAAGACGAAAGCGGGGAAAGCCCCCTGGGAAGCCCGTTTTAAAACAGACCCACACCTGAAACAAGCCTCCCTGAGTAAAGGGTTTGCTTTAGGTCCGAACAAAGGATTTTTAAACTTCGATGCCGATTATGCCAAGGCATTGAGTGACATACGTACCCCCTCCCGCTCCTACGGCAGAGGTACGCTACAGATCGGTTACTCCAATATCTTCAACACCAAGGGCCGTCCTGTCAGTTTTAACGCCAAACTGAACGGTAGCATAACGATGGATAAAGTGAAAAAAGATCCGGACCAGTCTTTAGACGAATTGACCAAATCCGAAGACAACAAAATAGGATTGAATTTTTTCGGTAACTGGATGGTGAAAAAGCCTTGGCTTACCAGTCTGGAATACAGTGCCTCCGGCTCTTATGGACGTCAATACAACAGAAACAAAGAGTGGCATTCTGCTGTCAAACTGCCTAATACCAATGCGAAAGAACCGGGAGAACATCTGGGCGTATTACTGCCTTACGAATATTTCAGTGACTTGAGGATCGAAGGTATTCCGATTTATGCACAAGCCAAATTAACGGCCAATGTAACCGGGAAGTACGGTAAAATATACAATAATTTTATGCTCGGAGCGGAATGGACCACCAAGGGGAACCGGGGCGACGGCAAGACATTCGACTCACATTATCCGCCGGCCCAGAACCTGCGTCCCCGGCCTTTTAAAGACATTCCGTTCATTCACGAATACACCGGATTTGCAGAAGATAAAGTCATCCTTCCGTTCAGCGAAGAAATATCATTTCAATTTTCTGCCGGCGTACGCCTGACCAATATTGCCACTAAAGCTGCCGATTACGACATCACCGTCGACCCCCGCTTCAATGCTAAATTGACGCTGATCGACCGTAATTATAACCGGGAAGGTATACAATATCTGAGTGTCCGGGGCGGCTGGGGTATCCTTACCAAAATGCCGACCCTGGCCCACTTATACCCCGATCCGGTATATTCCGATCATATCAGCTTTAATTACAACGATGATGCCAATAACTATAATTTGACGGTGATCACCACCGATGTGCAAAAAACGGAAAACCCGAACCTGAAACTCCCCTCCAGTCGTAACATGGAAATCGGACTGGACCTGAAAGCATTCGGTATAACCGGAAATTTTACCTATTTTAAAGAGAAATTGACCCACGCATTTACATGGGAAAGTACGGCCCGTCCCTCCAACTACAGACAGTATAATTACGACCCGATGATGGGACGGCCGGAATACACAAACGGAGAGGTAACAGTAGGCGGTACACCGGTAGGGTATCAGACGATCAATACCTTTTTAGGTTACAGACTCCCCGGAAACGGTATGACCATCAATAAATGGGGGATCGAATACAACCTGGATTTCGGAAAAATCAATCCGCTCCAAACTTCTGTTATTATAGACGGGGCTTATTTCAATCAGAAAGAACACAACGATGTATTGCAAACAGGTTATGTAAGCGACATGGTCGACGGCAAACCTTACCCTTACATGGGCATCTACGCCGGAGGCAATGGCAGTAGCAACGGCACAAAAATGCAGCGCCTGAACACCAATATACGCCTCATTACCCATATCCCGCAATTGCGGTTGATCGTCACCTTATCCGGTCAATGCGTATGGATGGACAAAAACCAGGTATTTAACAAATACCGCGGGATCAACATGGTATACATGCAGGATGACGACGGAAATTATGTTTTCGGTGATCCGGGCAAAGACATGAAATACCTGAAATGTGTCAATCCGGTTGCTTATATGGACACCTACGGCATGGTTCATCTTTTCACCGACAAAGAGGCCAATGACCCCTTATTCCAGAAAATGATACTCAAAAACAGGGCCAGTACATTTGCAGAAAATGATCCCAGTCCCTATTTTATGCTGAATATGCGTCTGACCAAAGAAATCGGGAACTATGCTTCACTCTCATTCTACGCTAACAATTTCACCAATGCCCGGCCGAAACGCTATTTAAAAGCCAACGGTATGGATGTCAGAATGAACTCCGGAATTTTCTTCGGTGCAGAGATCAGCCTGAAATTTTAA